A genomic window from Nitrospira sp. includes:
- the glnA gene encoding type I glutamate--ammonia ligase, translated as MNVREVLDFAKKNKVQVVDMKFVDLIGTWQHFTIPVSELTEGLFKDGSGLDGSSIRGWRAINNSDMLLVPDPATACMDPFCSVPTLSLIGNVVDPITREMYDRDPRFIAQKAEKYLQSTKIGDTSYWGPEAEFFIFDHARYDQTNHSAYYHIDSDEGVWNMGQEGVNLGGKIRHKEGYFPVAPTDTQQDIRTEMILEMEKAGIATEKHHHEVATAGQAEIDIRFDSLLRTADKMMMFKYIVKNVARRHGKTVTFMPKPIFGDNGSGMHTHQSIWKDGKPLFAGKEYAGVSQMCLHYIGGILKHAPALAAFTNPSTNSYKRLTPGFEAPVLLAYSSRNRSAGIRIPMYSPSPKAKRIEVRFPDPAANPYLAFAAMLMAGLDGIENKINPGEPAEKDLYDLEAKEAAKIRTMPGSLDEALNHLEKDHQFLLKGGVFSEDLIEAWIGYKRTKEVDTMRLRPHPYEFFLYYDV; from the coding sequence ATGAACGTTCGTGAGGTGTTAGATTTTGCAAAGAAGAATAAGGTCCAGGTCGTGGACATGAAGTTCGTCGACCTGATCGGCACCTGGCAGCATTTTACAATTCCTGTCAGTGAGCTGACCGAGGGCCTGTTCAAGGACGGATCCGGACTCGACGGGTCGTCGATTCGCGGCTGGAGGGCGATCAACAACAGCGACATGCTGCTCGTGCCGGACCCGGCAACCGCCTGCATGGATCCCTTTTGCTCCGTGCCCACCCTGAGCCTGATCGGAAATGTGGTCGATCCAATCACGCGCGAAATGTACGACCGCGATCCGCGATTTATCGCCCAGAAGGCGGAAAAGTATCTCCAGAGTACTAAGATCGGCGACACCTCCTACTGGGGGCCTGAAGCCGAGTTCTTCATTTTCGACCATGCCCGCTACGACCAGACGAACCACAGTGCCTACTACCACATCGATTCGGATGAAGGCGTGTGGAACATGGGGCAGGAGGGCGTCAACCTGGGCGGCAAGATCCGGCACAAGGAAGGCTATTTCCCGGTTGCGCCGACGGATACGCAACAGGACATCCGCACGGAAATGATTTTGGAAATGGAAAAAGCGGGCATCGCCACCGAAAAGCATCACCACGAAGTGGCGACGGCGGGGCAGGCGGAAATCGATATTCGCTTCGATAGCCTTCTGAGGACCGCCGACAAAATGATGATGTTCAAGTACATCGTCAAGAACGTTGCGCGTCGCCATGGGAAGACGGTGACCTTCATGCCGAAGCCGATTTTTGGCGATAACGGATCGGGCATGCACACCCACCAGAGCATCTGGAAGGACGGCAAGCCGCTGTTTGCCGGGAAGGAATATGCCGGCGTCTCGCAGATGTGCCTGCACTACATCGGTGGCATTCTGAAGCACGCGCCCGCGCTGGCGGCTTTCACCAACCCGTCGACCAACTCATACAAACGATTGACGCCGGGATTTGAAGCGCCGGTGTTGTTGGCCTACTCGAGCCGTAACCGGTCGGCTGGTATTCGTATTCCCATGTACTCCCCGAGCCCGAAGGCGAAGCGGATCGAAGTGCGTTTCCCGGACCCGGCTGCCAATCCGTACCTGGCCTTTGCGGCCATGCTGATGGCGGGTCTGGACGGCATCGAGAACAAGATCAATCCGGGAGAGCCGGCTGAGAAGGATCTGTACGATCTCGAAGCCAAAGAAGCCGCGAAGATCCGCACCATGCCAGGCAGCCTTGACGAGGCGCTCAATCATCTGGAGAAGGACCATCAGTTCCTCCTCAAAGGCGGGGTGTTCAGCGAGGACCTCATCGAGGCGTGGATCGGATACAAGCGGACCAAGGAAGTCGATACCATGCGGTTGCGGCCGCATCCGTATGAGTTTTTCCTGTATTACGACGTGTAG
- a CDS encoding type 1 glutamine amidotransferase domain-containing protein — MPKKILVVLTTTEKYPNLNRATGIWLGEAVHFVERVERVGFVVDYVSPTGGYTPIDPHSLAMAEPIDWEWYHNRKFMDRLGATLKPADVNPDDYAVIYFVGGHGVLWDFPDNAELQALSRKIYEKGGIVSSVCHGAVGLLNITLSNGTSLIKGKQVTGFSDEEERLVQLDQYVPFLTETELKKRGVVYKKADKPWEAFAVADHRVITGQNPASGGAVADLVIQALTNR; from the coding sequence ATGCCGAAGAAAATCCTGGTGGTGCTGACGACGACGGAAAAATATCCGAACCTGAACAGAGCGACCGGCATTTGGCTCGGAGAGGCGGTGCACTTCGTCGAGCGGGTGGAACGAGTCGGTTTTGTCGTGGATTACGTGTCACCCACCGGAGGCTATACACCGATTGATCCCCACAGTCTGGCCATGGCGGAGCCCATCGATTGGGAGTGGTACCACAATCGCAAATTTATGGACCGTCTCGGCGCGACGCTCAAACCCGCTGACGTGAACCCCGACGACTACGCCGTCATCTATTTCGTAGGCGGGCATGGCGTGCTCTGGGATTTTCCTGACAATGCCGAGTTACAAGCCTTGAGCCGCAAGATTTACGAGAAGGGTGGGATCGTCTCCTCCGTCTGTCACGGTGCCGTCGGCCTGCTGAACATCACTTTGTCAAACGGAACATCGTTGATCAAGGGTAAGCAGGTTACGGGTTTCTCCGATGAGGAGGAGCGGTTGGTCCAACTCGATCAGTACGTGCCGTTCCTAACCGAGACAGAGCTGAAGAAACGCGGTGTGGTATACAAAAAAGCGGACAAACCATGGGAAGCTTTTGCCGTGGCCGACCATCGCGTGATCACGGGGCAGAACCCTGCTTCCGGTGGCGCCGTGGCTGACTTAGTTATTCAAGCCCTGACCAATCGATGA
- a CDS encoding CBS domain-containing protein, with product MAKRAKSSQDPADLLSRHIEEIRETLAAFQPFLSRRKTAASLDSFDEQAEEVLSETFGGASEELEAYHYAKLGEAAILPEEAQEAGTHNVERESLHQRKQVLESCLAQLELRKATRAGRDWRRTLGERIDGHTVAEFMSAEVRSVHKSASIKEAGRLLQKWRIGSLLVDDGSRYIGIITDTDLSRKAVAKGLDPNTTVVLSCMSKSVVTIEDSEPLMEALRLMKKEGIRHLPVTEDGTIIGVLSVGDLLRAYQKMLEL from the coding sequence ATGGCCAAGAGAGCGAAATCGAGTCAGGATCCGGCTGATCTGCTCAGCCGGCATATAGAGGAAATCCGCGAGACATTGGCCGCGTTCCAGCCATTTTTATCGCGACGTAAGACGGCGGCATCGTTGGACAGTTTTGACGAGCAGGCTGAAGAGGTGCTCAGCGAAACCTTCGGCGGAGCGTCTGAGGAACTCGAAGCCTATCACTATGCCAAGCTTGGTGAAGCGGCGATTCTTCCGGAGGAGGCTCAGGAGGCTGGGACGCACAATGTGGAGCGAGAAAGCCTGCATCAACGGAAGCAGGTGTTGGAAAGTTGTCTGGCTCAACTTGAGTTGAGAAAGGCGACGAGGGCCGGCCGGGATTGGCGGAGGACTCTGGGCGAGCGGATCGATGGGCATACGGTGGCCGAGTTCATGTCGGCAGAGGTCCGCAGTGTGCACAAGAGCGCCTCGATCAAAGAGGCGGGACGATTGCTGCAGAAGTGGCGGATCGGCTCCTTGCTGGTCGATGACGGCTCGCGCTACATCGGCATCATCACCGATACGGATCTGAGCCGGAAAGCGGTCGCGAAGGGGCTGGATCCGAACACGACCGTTGTGCTGTCGTGCATGAGCAAGTCCGTCGTCACCATCGAGGATAGCGAGCCGTTGATGGAAGCGCTCAGGCTGATGAAGAAAGAAGGCATCCGGCATCTACCGGTTACGGAAGACGGCACCATTATCGGCGTGTTGTCGGTTGGAGATCTACTGCGCGCCTACCAGAAGATGCTGGAATTGTAG
- a CDS encoding ferredoxin--nitrite reductase has translation MNKIEAIKSERDGLTVRDLLAHYAQAGWEAIPEDDIQRLKWYGLFLRNPTPGFFMLRVRIPGGQTTSSQLQTLADIALAYGNGVIDVTTRQQVQLRHLTIAHVPAVFAKLEEAGLTSMQTGMDSVRNVMTCPVAGLNPNELLDGTEIVRAINQEVLGNPAYTNLPRKCNIAVTGCPDNCLHTETQDIALVPAYHDLGHDKCFGYNVLVGGKLGSGGYRIASSLDMFVNPAEAFDVCRTLLHIYRDHGPRENRTQARLAFLVDAWGEARLRHEVEARMGRALPTAGVDARAADERDHIGIFRQKQRGLNYIGLKVLVGRIKAGDVRNIAALADRYGTGEVRLSPGQAFVIPHISDRVVGELAEEPLVKQFAYNPSPLYKGLVSCVGSDYCNLAVIETKSRAVETARVLERKLGEGLKPITLHWSGCPAGCGNHLVADIGLLGKKARVGGKVVDAVDIFVGGRSGPDPKLATKIMEDVPCDKLPAVLENLMPYHTREKMHRVRGKAAPKPAGSGKPAASGNEASGAVSGLTPQPFPA, from the coding sequence ATGAACAAGATTGAGGCAATCAAGTCGGAACGGGATGGACTGACGGTGCGCGACCTGCTTGCGCACTACGCGCAAGCAGGGTGGGAAGCCATTCCCGAAGACGATATTCAACGGCTGAAGTGGTACGGCCTGTTCCTGCGGAATCCCACGCCGGGTTTCTTCATGTTACGGGTGCGGATCCCGGGCGGCCAAACCACGTCGAGTCAACTCCAAACGCTGGCGGACATCGCTCTCGCCTATGGCAATGGTGTCATCGATGTGACCACGCGGCAACAAGTGCAACTCCGCCATCTGACGATTGCCCATGTGCCGGCAGTGTTTGCCAAGCTCGAGGAGGCCGGCCTGACGTCGATGCAAACCGGCATGGACAGCGTGCGCAACGTGATGACCTGCCCGGTGGCGGGCTTGAATCCGAATGAATTGCTGGATGGGACGGAGATCGTTCGCGCCATCAATCAGGAAGTGTTGGGCAACCCGGCCTATACGAACTTGCCGCGGAAGTGCAACATCGCGGTGACGGGCTGCCCGGACAATTGCCTGCATACGGAGACGCAAGATATCGCGCTGGTGCCTGCTTATCATGACTTAGGCCACGACAAATGTTTCGGTTACAACGTGCTGGTCGGGGGCAAGTTGGGTTCCGGCGGATATCGCATCGCGAGTTCACTGGATATGTTCGTGAATCCTGCGGAAGCCTTCGACGTATGCCGGACGCTGCTGCACATCTATCGTGATCATGGCCCGCGTGAGAATCGCACCCAAGCACGCCTCGCATTTCTGGTCGACGCCTGGGGCGAGGCCCGGCTCCGGCATGAGGTGGAGGCGCGTATGGGCCGTGCCCTACCGACGGCTGGAGTGGATGCCAGGGCGGCGGACGAGCGCGATCACATCGGCATTTTTCGCCAAAAACAACGTGGCTTGAACTATATCGGCTTGAAAGTGTTGGTGGGGCGGATCAAAGCGGGCGACGTGCGCAACATCGCCGCGCTGGCAGATCGCTACGGGACGGGTGAGGTGCGGCTTTCGCCCGGGCAGGCCTTCGTGATCCCGCACATCAGCGACCGTGTGGTGGGCGAATTGGCGGAGGAGCCGCTCGTGAAGCAATTTGCGTACAATCCGTCGCCGCTCTACAAGGGCCTGGTGAGTTGCGTGGGCAGCGACTATTGCAATCTGGCCGTCATTGAAACAAAAAGCCGGGCCGTGGAGACGGCCCGGGTGCTGGAGCGTAAGTTGGGCGAGGGGCTGAAGCCGATTACCTTGCACTGGTCCGGCTGCCCGGCCGGGTGCGGCAATCACCTGGTGGCAGATATCGGGCTTCTGGGTAAGAAAGCCAGAGTCGGAGGCAAGGTCGTCGACGCGGTCGATATTTTTGTCGGCGGTCGTTCGGGGCCTGATCCCAAATTGGCGACCAAGATCATGGAAGATGTCCCTTGCGACAAACTGCCGGCGGTCCTCGAGAACCTCATGCCGTACCATACACGGGAGAAAATGCATCGTGTGCGGGGGAAAGCTGCGCCAAAACCGGCAGGTTCGGGCAAGCCGGCGGCTTCCGGCAATGAAGCGTCCGGTGCCGTGTCAGGTCTGACGCCGCAACCGTTTCCGGCATAG
- a CDS encoding Fic family protein yields MTWNWQQKQWPAFTYKIEALATHETRFLHEAGIVHGAVKHLTGENKTRLIIELISTEAVTTSEIEGAILNRDSVQSSLLRNFGLETDNRKIPAAEKGIAAMMTDLYRHYHTPLSETQLFTWHEMLTQGRRDLNCIGGYRRHADPMQVVSGPIGKPKVHFEAPPARTMTAEMNRFLTWFNNTSRQAPQPLPALTRAGIAHLHFVSVHPFEDGNGRIGRALSEKALAQCLGQPTLIALSHTICKHRAAYYAALEANNKHLEITEWLIYFARTVLDSQRYTQRLIDFLIEKTKLYDRLRGQLNSRQEKVLARIFREGLEGFTGGLSAENYLKITNTSRATATRDLQDLVEKGVLRKTGELKHTRYWLSMLDESSEP; encoded by the coding sequence ATGACCTGGAATTGGCAGCAAAAGCAGTGGCCAGCTTTTACATACAAAATAGAGGCATTGGCTACGCATGAAACTCGCTTCCTGCACGAAGCAGGAATAGTGCATGGTGCCGTCAAGCATTTGACCGGAGAGAACAAAACCCGCTTGATAATTGAACTCATCAGCACTGAAGCGGTGACGACATCAGAAATCGAAGGGGCGATACTCAATCGGGATTCCGTGCAATCATCGCTTCTTCGGAACTTCGGACTCGAAACGGACAATCGCAAAATTCCCGCTGCCGAGAAAGGCATCGCGGCAATGATGACTGATCTGTACCGTCACTACCACACCCCCCTGTCCGAGACACAATTATTCACCTGGCATGAGATGCTGACACAAGGTCGAAGAGATCTGAACTGCATTGGGGGCTATAGAAGACATGCAGACCCCATGCAGGTCGTTTCAGGTCCCATCGGCAAACCAAAAGTTCATTTCGAAGCGCCGCCGGCGAGAACCATGACGGCGGAGATGAATCGGTTCCTTACCTGGTTTAACAACACCTCGCGCCAAGCACCACAGCCACTCCCAGCTTTGACACGCGCAGGAATTGCGCATCTCCACTTTGTGTCGGTACATCCATTCGAAGACGGCAACGGGCGGATTGGACGGGCACTGTCCGAAAAGGCACTCGCCCAATGTCTCGGCCAGCCGACATTGATTGCCCTCTCGCACACGATCTGCAAGCACCGCGCGGCATACTATGCGGCCCTCGAAGCCAACAACAAGCATCTGGAAATCACCGAGTGGCTGATCTATTTCGCCCGGACCGTATTAGATTCACAGCGCTACACTCAGCGGCTGATCGATTTTCTCATTGAGAAAACCAAGCTCTATGACCGCCTCCGAGGCCAACTCAATTCTCGGCAAGAAAAAGTGCTCGCACGAATTTTTCGGGAAGGGCTTGAAGGTTTTACAGGTGGACTCAGTGCGGAGAATTACCTGAAGATTACCAACACCTCCAGAGCCACCGCCACAAGAGACTTACAGGATCTTGTGGAGAAGGGAGTGCTCCGAAAAACCGGCGAACTAAAACACACCCGGTACTGGCTGAGTATGCTCGACGAATCGAGCGAGCCCTGA
- a CDS encoding glycoside hydrolase, translating into MHDLENGLAPGKGGLSVLSGKNTLPLLLSLSLFTFVSLPGAWMGGDVGNAADVPTQPGVVKWHPGHYYAPMTFMRSNPTIMAQVYAELKATPALRGLQMRFPWPELEPEEGRYDFKGVEKILAELAPLNKHLVILLELKSFNPQILPVPTYMRTEVYEGGAFPFSTYGQSAPRGYNLKLWNSGVHDRLVALLTELGKRFNGHANFEGIGLPETALGQPIELLSSHDTEKFYDNLLDVQRQMRAAFPNTLTYQFVNYPREMLPGFIDHMRTIGTGLGGPDIFLDDPGLNFDHPNKPKGIYFYYPQMSGVIPLTPSVMQANYDNTRHDGKGRIPTIAELLSFGRDRLRANYLFWTRAPGHFQQVLEQMRQLPLQGSPAGGLDASCPKAYHGCVE; encoded by the coding sequence ATGCACGACCTAGAAAATGGATTGGCTCCAGGTAAAGGAGGCTTGTCTGTCCTCTCCGGGAAAAACACGCTGCCGCTGCTTCTCAGCCTGAGTCTTTTCACGTTTGTGAGCCTGCCAGGGGCGTGGATGGGGGGGGACGTAGGGAACGCCGCTGATGTGCCGACGCAGCCGGGTGTGGTGAAGTGGCATCCGGGGCACTATTACGCGCCGATGACCTTCATGCGGTCGAATCCGACCATCATGGCGCAGGTTTATGCCGAGTTGAAGGCGACTCCCGCGCTACGTGGTCTGCAAATGCGATTTCCCTGGCCCGAACTGGAACCGGAGGAAGGCCGTTACGATTTCAAAGGGGTTGAAAAAATACTCGCAGAACTCGCTCCCTTAAACAAACACTTGGTCATTCTGCTGGAACTGAAGTCGTTCAATCCGCAAATCCTGCCGGTGCCGACCTATATGCGAACGGAAGTCTACGAAGGCGGTGCCTTTCCCTTCAGCACGTATGGGCAGAGTGCTCCGCGCGGATACAATCTCAAACTCTGGAACTCAGGTGTACACGACCGGCTGGTGGCGTTGCTGACTGAGCTGGGGAAGCGCTTCAACGGCCACGCGAACTTCGAAGGCATCGGGCTACCGGAAACCGCCTTGGGGCAGCCGATTGAACTTCTGTCCAGTCACGACACCGAAAAGTTCTACGACAATCTGCTGGACGTGCAGCGGCAGATGCGTGCCGCCTTTCCCAATACCTTGACCTACCAGTTTGTGAACTATCCGCGTGAGATGTTGCCTGGCTTCATCGACCACATGCGCACGATCGGCACCGGGTTGGGCGGGCCGGACATTTTTTTGGACGATCCGGGATTGAACTTCGATCACCCGAACAAACCCAAGGGCATCTACTTCTATTACCCCCAAATGTCCGGCGTGATTCCGCTGACGCCCTCGGTGATGCAGGCGAACTACGACAACACCAGGCACGACGGGAAGGGGCGGATACCGACCATTGCGGAACTGCTCTCGTTTGGCCGTGACCGGCTCCGGGCGAACTACCTCTTCTGGACGCGCGCACCGGGCCACTTCCAGCAGGTGCTGGAACAGATGCGACAGCTACCGCTGCAGGGAAGTCCAGCCGGGGGATTGGATGCCTCCTGCCCGAAAGCCTATCACGGGTGCGTGGAGTAG
- the cynS gene encoding cyanase: protein MEKDAMRKGIKAQRLKKKVTIAEVAKTVGKNPTFVAAALNGNHRLAPSEAAKVGTLLGLSKDQVAALSAFPVRADFPNLTDPFKYRLMEVIGVYGDSLREMANEMFGDGIMSAIDFTLDMEKVTGSQGEARCKITLNGKWLEYKTF from the coding sequence ATGGAGAAGGACGCGATGCGGAAGGGGATCAAGGCGCAACGGTTGAAAAAGAAGGTGACGATTGCCGAGGTGGCCAAAACGGTCGGGAAGAATCCGACATTTGTGGCGGCGGCGTTGAACGGCAATCACCGCCTCGCCCCGTCCGAGGCGGCGAAAGTCGGCACGTTGCTGGGGTTGAGTAAGGATCAAGTGGCGGCTCTGAGCGCCTTTCCGGTCCGCGCGGATTTCCCGAATCTCACGGATCCGTTCAAATATCGCCTGATGGAAGTCATCGGTGTCTACGGTGACTCCCTGCGGGAGATGGCCAATGAAATGTTCGGCGACGGGATTATGAGCGCCATCGATTTTACGCTGGACATGGAAAAAGTCACCGGCAGTCAGGGGGAAGCCCGCTGCAAGATCACGTTGAACGGCAAGTGGCTTGAGTACAAGACATTCTAA
- a CDS encoding formate/nitrite transporter family protein, whose protein sequence is MHTADHERIAGVAAKKWAFLEQAPGGYFILSALAGIYLGFGIALIFSLGGPLAAAGSPVVKLIMGVSFGIALTLVIFAGSELFTGNNLIGVIGGLSRSLSWGQVIQLNAWSWIGNLAGSLGLAWLIVQSGVFAKGPSAELIEKVAAVKMLLPAWELFVRGILCNWLICLAVWMTGRTTNDTAKILLIFWCLFAFIGTGFEHSVANQSLLGMALFLPHDAAVTWTAFWYNQLFVVLGNLVGGGVFVGGLYWMVSPYRVAEAPVMPVARPATSAAVGS, encoded by the coding sequence ATGCACACAGCGGATCATGAGCGGATCGCAGGGGTGGCGGCAAAGAAGTGGGCGTTTCTGGAACAAGCGCCGGGCGGGTATTTCATCCTGTCGGCCTTGGCCGGGATCTACCTCGGCTTCGGCATCGCGTTGATCTTCAGTCTCGGAGGACCGTTGGCGGCGGCTGGCTCTCCGGTGGTGAAACTGATCATGGGCGTGTCATTCGGTATCGCGTTGACGCTGGTCATTTTTGCGGGCTCCGAGCTGTTCACCGGCAACAACTTGATCGGTGTCATCGGTGGCCTGTCACGAAGCCTGTCCTGGGGACAAGTCATTCAACTCAATGCCTGGTCCTGGATCGGAAATCTGGCGGGATCGTTGGGCTTGGCCTGGTTGATCGTCCAGTCAGGGGTGTTTGCGAAGGGGCCATCTGCGGAACTGATTGAGAAAGTGGCGGCGGTCAAAATGTTGCTGCCTGCCTGGGAACTGTTCGTGCGGGGCATTCTCTGTAATTGGCTGATCTGCCTGGCCGTATGGATGACGGGGCGGACGACGAATGATACTGCGAAAATCCTGCTGATTTTTTGGTGTCTGTTTGCCTTCATCGGCACGGGGTTTGAGCACAGCGTTGCGAATCAATCCTTGCTGGGTATGGCGCTGTTTCTGCCGCATGACGCAGCCGTGACCTGGACGGCCTTTTGGTACAACCAGCTGTTTGTCGTGCTGGGGAATCTGGTGGGCGGCGGAGTGTTTGTCGGCGGGTTGTACTGGATGGTGAGTCCCTATCGTGTGGCAGAAGCCCCGGTGATGCCGGTAGCTCGACCGGCCACATCGGCGGCGGTCGGGTCGTAG